The Fusobacterium necrophorum subsp. necrophorum genome includes the window TGGTTTTATAATAAAAAACGATAAAGGGGGATAGTAAAATGATTGAAAAAGTAAAAAATAGAAAAACGTAAATATTGTGATTGTATTTGGGAAAAAAAATCCCAAATTACAGAAACTGCAAAATGGGATTAAAGTATGATATCAATCATACCCTGGCAAGTTGATTATATCATATTTTATTCCTAAAATACAATTTTTTTTAGGAGGGAAATAATGGAATACGATGTAATACATTTTGAAGCTCTGGGAGAAGAAGCTAAGTATTTGGAACAGGAAACCAGAGAATGCAAAAAAAAGGGGCTACTTCCTGCCAATTTTAAATATTTGATCACTCCCGAAAATGTGCAAACATATTTGCTATATCATAAGCATTTTATCTTGCCTGACTTAATTACAACAAAGACACATTCCATTTTACCGGAGGAATATCTAGTAGGAAAGAAAAAAAGTGTTGTAACCCGAAGTGCTGGCTATGATCACTTTGAACATTTGCAATCTATTATCAATTTAGCCAGTTTAAGGGAATATTGTGTTAATGCAGTAGCCCAGACTGCAATTAAATTCTTGTATGCCGCATGCGGACGAATGAATGAATACATGAAAAATACCGCATCTTTTGAAAGAAATCATACCACTTCTTTTATGGAATTGGGAAAGAATAGAATTGCTACTGTTTTTGGAGTTGGAAAAATAGGAAAAAAAATATATGAGCTATTGGAGCAAAATGATTTAACTGTACAAGCTGTTGATATCAGAGAACAAGAACTCAAGAGAGTCTATGGTGATTCTGTTAAATTCGTTTCTAAAGAAGAGGCCTTATTAACAAGTGATATTCTCATTAATGCGATGAATTTAACAAAAAATCCAAAAAGTAAATTCTATAATATGAATTATTTTTCAGAAAAAGAGTTTTCTCTGGTAAAAAAGGGAGTTATTTTTATCAATGTGACGAGAGGAGAAATCGCTCCTGAAAGTATTTTGTTAAATTGTTATAAAAAAGGAATTATTTCTGGGATTGGACTGGATGTTTTTACAAATGAGGAAGTCTTTTCCAAAGTTGTCAAAGGGGAAATGAAAACTCAGGAGAAAGATATAAAGGCAGCAAAAAAAATCGAAGAAAAAGCCTTATCTCAGGAGGAAAATTTTTATGTACAACCTCATCAGGCTTTCAATTCAGATTTGGCTGCTCGTGCAAAAGCCAAAGAAGCTATGAAACAAATTTGTATCTGGTATAAAAATAATAAAGAAAAGTTTGATGAACAATTACCTTATTATTGCGATTGACTTATAAATATGAGGAGGCTATTCTATGCAATTAACTATGAATCAAGCTATCTGGGCCGTATTTAATGACATTTGTATTATGGCAGTGTTATTATTGATTGGTCAATTTTTAAGAGCAAAAATAAAAATTTTTCAAAAACTGCTAATTCCTTCTGCTTTGATTGCTGGAGGGATTGCTTTAGTACTTGGACCAAAAGGTTATGGGATTTTAAAACTATCTCCCAACTTTGGAACTTATGCAGCAGTATTGATTGTCGTTATCTTTGCAGCGACTCCAATTGGAGATAAACCAAGTAAAGAAGCGATGTCTGGTCCTGTAATAGGAGGAATGTTTTTTAATATAACAGGAATTGCTGTTCTACAGTATGCGATCGGGATGCTGGTAACTGTGTATGGATTAAGGTTTATCTATCCAAATCTTCCAGAGCAGTTTGGTTTAATGATGGCTACGGGCTTTTATGGAGGACATGGAACTGCAATTGCTGTTGGAAATGCTCTGGAAAGTATGGGAGTTCCAAATATGACAGATTTTGGAAATACTTGTGCTACAATTGGAATTGTAGGGGGAATTATATCAGGAGTTGGAATTATAAACTGGGGAACTCGGAAAGGATATACTCACTATGTTGACAGTCCTCAAAACTTACCGATAGAACTACGTACAGGTTTAATTCCTCCTGAAAAGCAAAAAGCGGCAGGAAAAGTCAGCATTTCCTCTATTTGTTTAGATCCTTTGTCTTTTCACATCGCTTTGGTCTTATTAGCTTCGGTGGGAGGAATTTTAATTTCAGATTATTTCAAAAGTTTTTCTGCTGGATTAGGATATGCTGTTTCTATTCCTGCTTTTTGTACTGCATTGCTATGTGGTTTTCTGATCAATAAAATCCTTAATAGAACAAAGGCTCATTCTTATGTAGATAGATATTCCATCAGTCGTATTCAAGGAGTTGCTACAGATTTTTTGATGGTTTCAGGAATTGGTTCCTTGAATCTGTCTGTTGTGCTCGATTATCTAGGACCATTACTAATTGTCTGTGGCATTGGTTTTCTCATCACGTGGTGGTGGTTTATTTATATTGGTGGAAAATCTTCAAGAGAAGATTGGTTTGAAAGGAATATGATGTGTTGGGGACATGCCACTGGAGTTGCCGCAACAGGAGTATTACTCCAAAGAGTAGTTGATCCTGATTTAAAATCAAGAGGAATTGAAGATTCCGGGATTGCTGACCTTTTTAACCGTCCTCTAATTGTAGGTCTACAAGTAATTCCTCCCATTGTAATGAATATTTTACCTAATTTTGGAGCTCATATTGTGACATGGGGCATTTTCATGATTGTGCTGGTTATGTGGATTATTGCATGGAAATTAAAATGGTGGATTCCATCTCAAAAAAGAAAAATCTACAGGAGCTAATCCAAATAAAAAAGAGGAAGGAATTGATGAGTGTTCATTTCTGTTGTGCAGAAACAAAATACTGCGATTGTAGAGCTTTCACAGCAGTAGCAGAGATTCTTGAAAAGAGAGAAGAACCTTTGTAGACATTACTGACTTGTGAACTGAAACTGATTGGAAAATCCTGAGAGAAAATTCAATCAGTTTTTTCTTTTTTCATGGTATAATAGAAATAAAAAGGGGAGAAAGAGGGGTGTCTTCTGTGAAATTATTGCCTGTTGGAATCACGGATTTTAGAGAAATATTGGAAAGTAACTATTATTATATTGATAAAACACAATGGATAGAAGAACTTTTTCAAGATGGAGCAAAAGTCAAACTCTTCACCAGACCTCGTCGTTTTGGAAAGACATTAAATATGTCGATGTTACGATATTTTTTTGATATCCAGAATCGGGAAAATACTAGAAAACTTTTCCAAGGCTTGGAAATTGAAAATTCTCCCTATATGGCAGAACAAGGGAAATATCCTGTGATTTTTCTTTCTTTTAAAGATGTTAAAGAAAGAAATTGGAGGGATTGTTTGAGACAAATAAAAATATTGTTAAAAGATTTATACAATTCTTTTGAGTTTTTGCGTTCTTCTTTGAATCCAAGCGAATTAAGAAGTTTTGATAAAATATGGTTTGAAGAAGAAAGTGGAAATTATCAGAATGCTCTAAAGATGCTGTCTTCCTTTTTAAAAAAATATTATCAAAAGAAGTCTATCATTCTCATTGATGAATATGACACCTCCATTGTTTGTGCCTATGAGCATGGATACTATGAGGAGGCGATTTCCTTCTTTCGAAACTTTTACAGCTCCGCTTTGAAAGACAATGAGTGTTTACAACTAGGGGTAATGACAGGCATTTTGCGGGTAGCAAAGGAAGGGATTTTTTCAGGGCTCAATAATTTAATGGTATATGGTGTTTTTGAGGAGAAATATAGTTCTTCTTTTGGACTAACGGAGGAAGAGGTGAAAAAGGCATTAGGATACTATGGGTTAGCATACAATATAGAGAAAGTCAAAGAATGGTATGATGGATACCGATTTGGAAATATGGAGATTTACAATCCATGGTCGATTCTCAATTATATTTTCCATCAAAGATTGGAAAGTTATTGGGTGAATACTTCTAATAATTTCTTAATCTATGATATATTGGAACGAGCAAATAGAAACCTTTTTGAGGAATTACAAGCTGTGTTCCAAGGAAAAGAAATTCAAAAGACATTGGAGTATTCTTTCAGTTTTCAAGATATGACAAATCCACAAGAGATTTGGCAGCTGTTAGTACACAGTGGATATTTAAAGATAGAAAAAAATATGGGAAATCATCGATATGCTTTGAAAATACCCAATCGGGAAATATATCAATTTTTTGAAAGAAGCTTTTTAAATCGTTTTTTAGGAGGAGTGGATTACTTCCAAGATATGATATCTGCTTTACAGAAAGGAGATATTAAAGTCTTTGAAAAGAAATTACAAGAGATCTTGTTAAGTAATGTCAGTTATCATGATGTTGGACAAGAAGAAAAGTATTATCATAATTTCATCTTAGGAATGATTTTATCTCTGTCGAAAGAATATGAAATACATTCCAATTTAGAGAGTGGCTATGGAAGATACGATATTAGTTTAGAACCAAAAGATAAAAGAAAGTTAGGATTTATTTTAGAATTAAAAATAGCAAAGTCAGAAGAAGAACTGGAAAAGAGAGCAAAAGAAGCTTTGGAACAGATCGAAGAAAAGAACTATGATGTTAGTATGAAACAAAAGGGAGTTTCTAACATATTAAAGTTAGGACTTGCTTTTTATGGAAAGAGAGTCCTTGTTCTTGTACCTAATTGAATGCTTTAAAATAGTGTTGTTAAGAAACAGCTGATTGGAGTCATCCAGTTGGCTGCTTTTTTATTGACATTTTTTGTAAAGTATCGTAAGATTAAATTAGTAAAAATATTTGACCAATTAAAGAATTTTATTGTGATAAAAGTTTATTTATTTTGATGTGGATTTACTATAATCCTCAAGGAATTACACAACATAGAATTTGTGAAAAGACTTTTTCTACAAAATAGGTAGTTGGTGCAACTATAAAAATCTATCTGGAAAAAGAATATATTTTTCTAGAAAAAAGTAATAAAGACGGAAGAAGTAAACTGATAAAATTAACTGAAAAGGGCAGGAAATATGCTATCGACATTCTAGAATCTTTAGTAATGATTGAAGAAAAAGCAATGTTTGCTTTAACAATAGAGGAACGGGAGAGATTACTGGAATTATCTGAAAAATTTTATCAACAATTTCGATTGTGCCTAGAAGAGATAAGAAAGGAAGAGTATGATACAATTTGAACATGTTAGCAAGGAATATGAAGGGAAAAAGGTAGTATCTGATTTAAATTTTGAAATTCAACAGGGAGAATTTTTTATTCTGGTGGGACCGAGCGGAAGCGGAAAGACAACCCTATTAAAAATGATAAACCGTTTGTTGGAACAAACAGAAGGAAATATCTATTTAGAGGGGAAGAATAGTAAGGATTATAATACCCGACAATTACGATTCAATATTGGTTATGTTTTACAACAAATCGCTCTTTTTCCAAATTTGACTGTGTTAGAAAATATAGAGCTGATTCCTGAAATGAAAAATTGGGAGAAGCGAAGAAGACGAGAAAAAGCAAAAGAATTGATGAAAAGAGTAGGATTGAATCCGGAGAAATATGCAAATCGTTATCCTCGAGATTTATCCGGAGGAGAACAACAACGGGTCGGCATTTTACGGGCAATTATTTTTAATCCGAAAATTTTATTGATGGACGAACCTTTTAGTGCTTTAGACCCTATTTCTAGAAATCAATTACAGGATTTGATAAAAAAAATACATAAAGAATTTGGAATGACGATTGTTTTTGTGACACATGATATGAAAGAAGCTATGAAACTCGGAGATAGAATTTGCATTATGAAAAATGGGAAGCAAATACAATTGGCTACTCCTGAAAATATTCGAGAGAACCCGGCAAATCAGTTTGTAGAAGAGTTTTTTCGTTAGGAGGTAAATGTGGGAAATTTTTTTAAAATTTTTTTAGAAAAAAAAGGTGACTGGACGATAGCTTTGTTTGAGCATTTGCAAATTTCTTTACTCTCTTTGATGTTGGCGATTATCATTGCAATTCCTTGTGCAATTGGAATTTCTCATCGTAAAAAATTGTCAGAATGGATATTACATATCACAGGTGTCATACAGACGATTCCTTCTTTAGCCTTATTAGGATTTTTTATTCCTTTTTTAGGAATAGGAATGGTACCGGCGGTTTTGGCATTGGTTTTATATGCCATTTTTCCGATTTTACAAAATACCATTACAGCTTTGCAGGAAATAGATCCTTCTCTGGAAGAGGCGGCTACCGCTTTTGGAATGACAAAATGGGAGAAGTTGAAAAAATTTGAGCTTGCTTTAGCTATGCCGATTATTATTTCAGGGGTTAGAACTTCTGCCGTTATGATTATTGGAACGGCTACTTTGGCAGCCCTGATTGGAGCAGGAGGATTGGGAAGCTTCATTCTATTGGGAATCGATCGAAATAATGGAAATCTTATTTTGATGGGAGCGATGACTTCCGCTTGTCTTGCCATTTTATTCAATGCGGGAATTCGTATTTTGGAAAAACAAAAATTGAAGAGAATTCTCTTTGTATTTTTAGGAATACTTGTCATCCTTGTTTTTTCTTTTTTCAGTAAAACGATGAAGCGGGAAGAAGAGCTAATCATTGCAGGAAAATTAGGAGCGGAACCTGAAATTATTATTCACATGTATCAGGAATTGATTGAGACAGAGACGGATTTAAAAGTGGAATTGAAAACCAATTTTGGAAAGACAAGTTTTTTATATGAGGCATTGAAAAAAGGAGATATTGATATTTATCCGGAATTCACAGGAACAATAGCCAGTTCTTTGTTGAAAGAAAAAGAAGCTGTTTCTAATATTCCGGAAGAAGTTTATGAGTTGGCTAAAACAAAAATTTATGAACAGGATCACTTGGTATTGTTAAAGCCCATGAAATTTCAAAATACCTATGCTCTTGCAGTTCCTGAGGAATTTGCGAAAGAAAAAAAGCTTGATAAGATTTCAGATTTGAAAAAGGTGGAGAAAGATATTGTCGCAGGGTTTACTTTGGAATTTCACGATAGGAAAGATGGAAATCAGGGGCTAAAAAAAATCTACGGTTTGGATTTCAAAGTGAAAACTATGGAGCCTTCTCTTCGCTATCAGGCAATTCAACATGGAGATATTCAAATATTGGATGCTTATTCAACAGACAGTGAGTTATTAAAATATAAGCTTGTTTTGTTGAAAGATGACAAACAATTATTTCCCCCTTATCAGGGAGCAGCTTTTATGAGAGAGGAAACTTTGCAGAAATATCCGGAATTAAGGAATATTCTGGAAAAAATTTCGGGAAAAATTACAGAAGAAGAAATGCAGAGAATGAATTATGAAGTCGATGTAAAAGGCAGAACTGCAAAGGAAGTTGCTAGAGAATATCTAGTGAAAAATGGAAT containing:
- a CDS encoding NAD(P)-dependent oxidoreductase produces the protein MEYDVIHFEALGEEAKYLEQETRECKKKGLLPANFKYLITPENVQTYLLYHKHFILPDLITTKTHSILPEEYLVGKKKSVVTRSAGYDHFEHLQSIINLASLREYCVNAVAQTAIKFLYAACGRMNEYMKNTASFERNHTTSFMELGKNRIATVFGVGKIGKKIYELLEQNDLTVQAVDIREQELKRVYGDSVKFVSKEEALLTSDILINAMNLTKNPKSKFYNMNYFSEKEFSLVKKGVIFINVTRGEIAPESILLNCYKKGIISGIGLDVFTNEEVFSKVVKGEMKTQEKDIKAAKKIEEKALSQEENFYVQPHQAFNSDLAARAKAKEAMKQICIWYKNNKEKFDEQLPYYCD
- a CDS encoding sodium/glutamate symporter is translated as MQLTMNQAIWAVFNDICIMAVLLLIGQFLRAKIKIFQKLLIPSALIAGGIALVLGPKGYGILKLSPNFGTYAAVLIVVIFAATPIGDKPSKEAMSGPVIGGMFFNITGIAVLQYAIGMLVTVYGLRFIYPNLPEQFGLMMATGFYGGHGTAIAVGNALESMGVPNMTDFGNTCATIGIVGGIISGVGIINWGTRKGYTHYVDSPQNLPIELRTGLIPPEKQKAAGKVSISSICLDPLSFHIALVLLASVGGILISDYFKSFSAGLGYAVSIPAFCTALLCGFLINKILNRTKAHSYVDRYSISRIQGVATDFLMVSGIGSLNLSVVLDYLGPLLIVCGIGFLITWWWFIYIGGKSSREDWFERNMMCWGHATGVAATGVLLQRVVDPDLKSRGIEDSGIADLFNRPLIVGLQVIPPIVMNILPNFGAHIVTWGIFMIVLVMWIIAWKLKWWIPSQKRKIYRS
- a CDS encoding AAA family ATPase, which gives rise to MKLLPVGITDFREILESNYYYIDKTQWIEELFQDGAKVKLFTRPRRFGKTLNMSMLRYFFDIQNRENTRKLFQGLEIENSPYMAEQGKYPVIFLSFKDVKERNWRDCLRQIKILLKDLYNSFEFLRSSLNPSELRSFDKIWFEEESGNYQNALKMLSSFLKKYYQKKSIILIDEYDTSIVCAYEHGYYEEAISFFRNFYSSALKDNECLQLGVMTGILRVAKEGIFSGLNNLMVYGVFEEKYSSSFGLTEEEVKKALGYYGLAYNIEKVKEWYDGYRFGNMEIYNPWSILNYIFHQRLESYWVNTSNNFLIYDILERANRNLFEELQAVFQGKEIQKTLEYSFSFQDMTNPQEIWQLLVHSGYLKIEKNMGNHRYALKIPNREIYQFFERSFLNRFLGGVDYFQDMISALQKGDIKVFEKKLQEILLSNVSYHDVGQEEKYYHNFILGMILSLSKEYEIHSNLESGYGRYDISLEPKDKRKLGFILELKIAKSEEELEKRAKEALEQIEEKNYDVSMKQKGVSNILKLGLAFYGKRVLVLVPN
- a CDS encoding ABC transporter ATP-binding protein, which encodes MIQFEHVSKEYEGKKVVSDLNFEIQQGEFFILVGPSGSGKTTLLKMINRLLEQTEGNIYLEGKNSKDYNTRQLRFNIGYVLQQIALFPNLTVLENIELIPEMKNWEKRRRREKAKELMKRVGLNPEKYANRYPRDLSGGEQQRVGILRAIIFNPKILLMDEPFSALDPISRNQLQDLIKKIHKEFGMTIVFVTHDMKEAMKLGDRICIMKNGKQIQLATPENIRENPANQFVEEFFR
- a CDS encoding ABC transporter permease/substrate-binding protein; amino-acid sequence: MGNFFKIFLEKKGDWTIALFEHLQISLLSLMLAIIIAIPCAIGISHRKKLSEWILHITGVIQTIPSLALLGFFIPFLGIGMVPAVLALVLYAIFPILQNTITALQEIDPSLEEAATAFGMTKWEKLKKFELALAMPIIISGVRTSAVMIIGTATLAALIGAGGLGSFILLGIDRNNGNLILMGAMTSACLAILFNAGIRILEKQKLKRILFVFLGILVILVFSFFSKTMKREEELIIAGKLGAEPEIIIHMYQELIETETDLKVELKTNFGKTSFLYEALKKGDIDIYPEFTGTIASSLLKEKEAVSNIPEEVYELAKTKIYEQDHLVLLKPMKFQNTYALAVPEEFAKEKKLDKISDLKKVEKDIVAGFTLEFHDRKDGNQGLKKIYGLDFKVKTMEPSLRYQAIQHGDIQILDAYSTDSELLKYKLVLLKDDKQLFPPYQGAAFMREETLQKYPELRNILEKISGKITEEEMQRMNYEVDVKGRTAKEVAREYLVKNGILQEKIF